ATAGCGAGACCCTTCAACCATACCGGGCCGGGCCAGCGGGGAAAATTCGTTGCGCCGGAATTCGCCATGCAAATCGCCCGTATAGAGGCGGGAAAAGCCGAGCCTGTGATCCGCACCGGCAACCTGGATTCGCAACGGGATTTTACGGACGCGCGGGACGTGGTGGAAGCGTATGTAAAAATCCTGCGCCAGGGGGAAAGGGGAGAAACGTATAACGTATGCTCCGGCGGCGCTGTGACCGTGGAGTGGATTTATAAAACTCTGGTTGGATTATCTCAAACACCCCAAATCAGGCATGAACTGGACATGGGTAAGGCCCGCCCCTCCGAAAACCCTGCTATTTTCGGCTCCCGTGAAAAGTTGGAAAAACTGTGCGGCTGGCGCCCAGCCATACCACTAGAGCGGACATTGCGGGATTTACTGGAAGACTGCCGAAGACGCGTGGGTGAGGAAGGTTGACCGGCTATCATCGGCAAATTGCCATCATAATGGCCTTATAGGCTAAATTCCCTTGTTCGTGAAAGGCTTAACAGGTATCATTTGAGATTCTTTTTATCTTGAGAACAAGGGAGTATCTCGAAAAATGGCGGCCGTTATAAATGCCGGGTCAGTCCGCGTAGGGTATTTAATAATATACGATAAACAGCTGTGGCGCGTAATGGCCACGGAGCATGTTAAGCCCGGCAAGGGCGGGGCCTACGCCCAGTTGAAACTGCGCAATGTCCTTCAAGGTAACCAGACAGAGGTGAGGCTCCGCACAGAAGAGAAAGTGGAACGCGCCGCGCTAGAACAGCACGAGATGGAATACCTGTATGAGGATCCGGCTGGCTTCTGCTTCATGAACACCGAAAGCTACGAGCAGGTGTTCTTTTCAAAAGACGATCTGGCCGGGGTTCTGGAATATCTTCTGCCCAACACCAGGGTGCAGGTGGAATATTATGACGGAAAGGCCATTGGCGTAACTCCCCCCAGGATGGTGGAGCTTAGGGTGGTGGAAACCGAGCCTTCGTTGAAAACCGCCACCATCACAAGCACGCCCAAACCGGCGAAACTGGAGACGGGGCTTATCGTGCAGGTTCCGCAGTTTGTGGAGGTGGGCGAGAAAATCCGGGTGGACACCACCGAGGGAAAATACATGGAGCGGGTGAAATAGCTCCAGCCGGTATATTGCCATGAGTGATTTACTCGATTGCATTAATACAAAAAAAGCCGTCCTGGTTTGCGCCATGGCGGCTTTTTTATTTTCGGCTACGGGCGCGGCCCCCTCGGCCTTTGCCGGGCCCTCTATAAAAGTTACGCCCGCAAAACATGACCTGGGGAAAATAAATGAGGGCGACAAGGTATCACGCCGGTTCACCATAACCAACGAGGGGAACGAAACCCTGGTGGTGAAGGACGTAATCCCTTCATGCGGGTGCACAACGTCGCAGATAGACTCTAAAAATATCGGTCCGGGAGAGTCTTCCGGCGTGACGATTGTTTTCGATTCGGCGTTG
This DNA window, taken from Nitrospinota bacterium, encodes the following:
- the efp gene encoding elongation factor P produces the protein MAAVINAGSVRVGYLIIYDKQLWRVMATEHVKPGKGGAYAQLKLRNVLQGNQTEVRLRTEEKVERAALEQHEMEYLYEDPAGFCFMNTESYEQVFFSKDDLAGVLEYLLPNTRVQVEYYDGKAIGVTPPRMVELRVVETEPSLKTATITSTPKPAKLETGLIVQVPQFVEVGEKIRVDTTEGKYMERVK